In Xenopus laevis strain J_2021 chromosome 2S, Xenopus_laevis_v10.1, whole genome shotgun sequence, a genomic segment contains:
- the krt61.S gene encoding keratin, type II cytoskeletal 5-like, with the protein MSVSRQTVYSVGGTNKRFSASSAVPVGGTRSSFSTLSVSRAGGGGGRSSYGGFGSRSLQNAGGSRRIAVSYGAPSHFGYNSSGMESHIGTNYGSDMMSGIGMNHGAFGGPGFPVCPPGGIQAVTVNQTLLAPLNLEIDPAIQRIRTEEREQIKTLNNKFASFIDKVRFLEQQNKVLETKWRLLQEQGVKSVKCNIDPLFEAYISALRRQLDSLSSEKVRLDSDLRQMQDAVEDFKKKYEDEINKRTSVENEFVVLKKDVDAAYMNKVELEAKLNGLTDEINFLRVLYEAELAQMQTQISDTSVVLSMDNNRNLDLTGIIAEVKAQYEDIANRSRQEAESWYQTKYEELRQSAGRHSDDLRNTKTEISELNRLISRLRSEIENAKKQCAKLQIAIAEAEERGELALKDARKKLADLEEALQKCKQDMARQLRDYQDLMNVKLSLDIEIATYRKLLEGEECRLSGEGVGPVNISVVSSGYGGGSASGLGYGMGGGSGFGSGSGYAIGGGQSFGGGSMGGSMGGSGFSLHSGKMASFGPGSGSGSSVKIVSKTSTSSRKL; encoded by the exons ATGTCTGTGTCTCGCCAAACAGTCTATTCTGTTGGAGGTACCAACAAAAGATTCAGTGCTTCTTCTGCTGTACCAGTTGGGGGAACCCGAAGCAGCTTCAGcactctctctgtctctcgcGCTGGTGGTGGAGGTGGCCGTTCTAGCTATGGTGGCTTTGGGAGCAGAAGCCTTCAAAATGCTGGTGGATCTAGGAGAATTGCTGTTAGTTATGGGGCACCATCACATTTTGGTTACAACAGTTCTGGCATGGAATCTCACATTGGCACCAACTATGGTTCAGATATGATGTCTGGAATTGGCATGAATCATGGTGCCTTTGGTGGTCCTGGATTTCCAGTGTGTccacctggtggcatccaagcaGTAACTGTTAACCAGACCCTGCTAGCACCTCTAAATCTGGAAATTGACCCAGCTATACAGAGAATTAGAACAGAAGAGAGAGAACAAATTAAGACCCTCAACAACAAGTTTGCCTCTTTTATTGACAAG GTTCGGTTCTTAGAGCAACAGAACAAAGTTTTGGAGACAAAATGGAGGCTCTTGCAAGAACAGGGGGTAAAGAGTGTGAAATGTAATATTGACCCTCTGTTTGAAGCCTACATTAGTGCCTTGAGAAGGCAACTGGATAGCCTGTCCAGTGAAAAAGTCCGTTTGGATTCAGACCTAAGACAGATGCAGGATGCTGTAGAAGATTTCAAGAAGAA ATATGAAGACGAAATCAACAAGCGCACCTCTGTAGAGAATGAGTTTGTGGTTCTCAAAAAG GATGTGGATGCTGCTTACATGAACAAAGTGGAGCTGGAGGCAAAGCTGAACGGTCTGACAGATGAGATCAACTTTTTACGAGTCCTCTATGAAGCG GAGCTCGCCCAGATGCAGACTCAGATCTCTGATACTTCAGTTGTCTTGTCCATGGACAACAACAGGAACCTGGACCTGACTGGTATCATTGCTGAGGTGAAGGCTCAATATGAGGATATCGCAAACAGAAGCCGGCAAGAAGCAGAGTCTTGGTACCAAACCAAA TATGAGGAATTGCGACAGTCTGCAGGGAGACACAGTGATGACCTCAGAAATACCAAGACAGAAATCTCTGAGCTAAACCGCTTGATTAGCAGACTACGATCTGAAATTGAgaatgcaaaaaaacag TGTGCCAAACTACAAATTGCCATTGCTGAGGCTGAGGAACGTGGGGAGCTTGCTCTGAAAGATGCCAGGAAAAAACTGGCCGACTTGGAGGAGGCGCTTCAGAAATGCAAGCAGGACATGGCTCGCCAACTGCGTGATTACCAGGATCTCATGAATGTGAAGCTGTCTCTAGATATTGAAATTGCCACCTATAGAAAACTGTTGGAAGGAGAGGAATGCAG GTTGTCAGGAGAAGGTGTTGGACCAGTAAACATAT CTGTCGTAAGCTCTGGCTACGGGGGCGGAAGCGCAAGTGGTCTTGGCTATGGAATGGGAGGTGGAAGTGGCTTCGGATCAGGAAGTGGGTATGCCATTGGCGGAGGGCAAAGCTTCGGAGGAGGAAGTATGGGAGGAAGTATGGGAGGAAGTGGCTTCTCTTTACACAGCGGGAAAATGGCATCCTTTGGACCTGGAAGTGGGAGCGGTTCAAGTGTAAAAATTGTATCAAAAACCTCCACAAGCTCTAGAAAGCTTTAA